The following coding sequences lie in one Musa acuminata AAA Group cultivar baxijiao chromosome BXJ1-8, Cavendish_Baxijiao_AAA, whole genome shotgun sequence genomic window:
- the LOC135588480 gene encoding serine/threonine-protein kinase-like protein CR4 has protein sequence MNSVRSGFLIQAAFLVMISGSSNMGVSGLGSMSSIAVSYGENGPVFCGLSSDGSHLVACFGADASIVYGAPLRLPLLGLTAGDGFVCGLLLDTGQPYCWGSNIFVKMGVPQPMAEGASYSEISAGDDHLCALRKPAIDSRKGASLIDCWGYNMTASHEFDGSVAAITAGSVFSCGMFIHNRTAFCWGDETSSGVISLTPRNLRFQSISAGGFHVCGILENSQVFCWGRSLETQQLSLGHGDVKMVPMDPMVSVAGGRFHACGIKSLDHKAVCWGFMLQNSMPPPKDSRLYEIAAGDYFTCGVLAATSLWAVCWGTGVPWSIPMAVSPGICASNPCGQGYYEFSHTSWGNKVCKPADSRVCLPCSVGCPEGTYESTPCNLTSDHGCEFNCSSCASVECSSFCSSQKESKSKRLLSLQMPIFIAEIVFAIIFVSSVFLVACLYARHRLQSCRCLESAVTTSRKRTYSFHKEMVKVRPDLEELKIRRAQMFTYGELEKATSGFSEESLVGKGSFSCVFKGVLKDGTVVAVKRAIRVSDVKKNSKEFHTELDLLSRLNHAHLLNLLGYCEEGGERLLVYEFMAHGSLYRHLHGKDLCLRKRLDWVRRVTIAVQAARGIEYLHGYACPPVIHRDIKSSNILIDEEHNARVADFGLSLLGPADSSSPLSEPPAGTLGYLDPEYYRLHYLTTKSDVYSFGVLLLEILSGRKAIDMQFEEGNIVEWAVPLIKAGDISAILDPVLKPPADLEALKKIAAMASKCVRMRGKDRLSMDKVTTTLERALALLMGSPCNEQPILPTEVVLGSSRLHNKASQRSSNRSCSENDTDDQIYEYRAPSWITFPSVTSSQRRKSSASEGDAEGKNSEGRSLGHGGAGDGLRCLEEEIGPASPQENLFLQHNF, from the coding sequence ATGAACTCTGTTAGGTCTGGGTTTCTGATtcaagcagcgttcttggtgatgATTTCTGGGTCATCTAATATGGGGGTCTCGGGCCTTGGATCGATGTCCTCCATTGCCGTTTCCTACGGTGAGAATGGCCCGGTCTTCTGTGGTCTAAGCTCGGATGGTTCTCACTTGGTTGCTTGCTTTGGTGCTGATGCTTCCATAGTCTATGGCGCTCCTCTTCGACTCCCCCTCCTGGGTCTCACGGCCGGCGATGGTTTCGTCTGCGGCCTTCTCTTGGACACAGGCCAGCCTTATTGCTGGGGCAGCAACATCTTTGTGAAGATGGGCGTGCCTCAGCCCATGGCGGAAGGCGCATCCTACTCGGAGATCAGCGCCGGCGACGACCACCTCTGCGCCCTTCGCAAACCGGCCATAGACTCTCGGAAAGGCGCCTCCTTGATCGACTGCTGGGGCTACAACATGACCGCCTCCCACGAATTTGACGGCTCCGTTGCGGCGATCACTGCCGGCTCGGTGTTCAGCTGCGGGATGTTCATCCACAACCGGACGGCATTCTGCTGGGGCGATGAGACCAGCAGCGGTGTGATAAGCTTGACGCCGAGGAACTTGAGGTTCCAATCGATTTCGGCCGGTGGATTTCATGTCTGTGGGATCCTGGAGAACTCCCAGGTCTTTTGCTGGGGAAGGAGCCTGGAGACGCAGCAGTTATCTTTAGGCCATGGAGATGTTAAGATGGTGCCCATGGATCCTATGGTTTCGGTAGCCGGGGGGAGGTTCCATGCTTGTGGAATTAAGAGCTTAGATCACAAGGCTGTTTGCTGGGGCTTTATGCTTCAGAACAGCATGCCGCCACCTAAGGATTCAAGGTTGTATGAGATTGCGGCCGGGGACTACTTCACATGTGGTGTTCTTGCGGCGACTTCGCTTTGGGCCGTCTGCTGGGGCACCGGCGTCCCCTGGTCAATTCCGATGGCTGTCTCTCCTGGAATCTGTGCTTCTAATCCTTGCGGCCAGGGGTACTATGAATTCAGTCATACAAGCTGGGGGAATAAAGTCTGCAAGCCAGCAGATTCAAGAGTTTGCTTACCGTGCAGTGTTGGGTGCCCTGAAGGGACGTACGAATCCACGCCTTGCAATTTGACCTCAGATCACGGTTGCGAGTTCAATTGTTCCAGTTGTGCTTCAGTCGAATGCTCCTCCTTCTGCTCGTCACAGAAAGAATCCAAGAGCAAAAGGTTGCTCTCTCTTCAAATGCCAATCTTCATTGCAGAAATTGTCTTTGCAATCATCTTTGTTAGCTCGGTCTTCTTAGTCGCATGTCTTTACGCTCGCCATAGGCTGCAGAGCTGTAGGTGTTTGGAGTCTGCAGTGACTACATCGAGAAAACGGACGTATTCTTTTCACAAGGAAATGGTGAAAGTCCGACCAGACTTGGAGGAGCTCAAGATCAGGAGGGCTCAGATGTTCACCTATGGAGAACTGGAGAAGGCGACTAGTGGATTCAGTGAGGAATCACTCGTCGGGAAGGGTAGCTTCTCGTGTGTTTTCAAAGGTGTCTTGAAAGATGGGACTGTGGTCGCAGTGAAGAGAGCCATAAGAGTGTCTGATGTGAAGAAGAACTCCAAGGAGTTCCATACGGAACTCGACCTGCTGTCAAGACTAAATCATGCTCATTTGCTCAACTTGCTTGGATACTGTGAGGAAGGTGGTGAGCGGCTTTTGGTTTATGAGTTCATGGCTCATGGATCTTTGTACCGACACCTTCATGGCAAGGATCTATGCCTAAGAAAGCGGTTGGATTGGGTTCGTAGGGTGACGATTGCCGTCCAGGCTGCTAGGGGGATAGAATACCTGCATGGATATGCTTGTCCACCGGTAATTCACAGGGACATCAAGTCTTCGAACATTCTCATCGATGAGGAACACAATGCTCGAGTTGCAGATTTTGGTCTTTCTTTGTTGGGTCCAGCAGATAGCAGCTCACCATTATCTGAACCCCCTGCTGGTACTCTCGGCTACCTCGATCCTGAATACTATAGACTTCATTACTTGACTACAAAATCAGATGTATACAGTTTTGGGGTTCTGCTGCTGGAGATTTTAAGTGGTAGAAAAGCAATCGATATGCAATTTGAAGAAGGAAACATTGTAGAATGGGCAGTTCCACTGATCAAAGCTGGGGACATTTCGGCGATTCTGGATCCAGTGCTGAAACCTCCAGCTGACCTGGAGGCTCTCAAGAAAATTGCTGCCATGGCATCCAAGTGCGTTAGGATGCGGGGAAAGGATCGGCTGTCGATGGATAAGGTGACGACCACTTTGGAGAGAGCTCTCGCACTGTTGATGGGCAGCCCGTGCAACGAACAGCCAATCCTGCCTACAGAGGTAGTTCTAGGGAGTAGTAGGTTGCACAATAAAGCTTCACAAAGGTCTTCAAACAGGTCATGTTCGGAGAATGACACTGATGACCAGATTTACGAGTATAGAGCTCCTTCGTGGATCACATTTCCCAGCGTAACCTCATCTCAGAGGAGGAAGTCGTCGGCATCAGAAGGCGATGCGGAAGGGAAGAATTCAGAGGGGAGGAGTTTAGGACATGGGGGGGCTGGGGATGGGTTGAGGTGCTTGGAGGAAGAGATCGGACCAGCATCCCCACAGGAGAATCTGTTCTTGCAACACAACTTCTGA